A stretch of Porites lutea chromosome 5, jaPorLute2.1, whole genome shotgun sequence DNA encodes these proteins:
- the LOC140937384 gene encoding protein SET-like translates to MSNPSVTPNKIRKVDAVDGAQNSHTDQHEILEEINAVQNQIDALNEQASEEILKVEQKYNRLRKPYFQQRTDLTRRIPHFWMTVFINHPQLQVLIDEEDEEALQYMTFLEVEEFEDIKSGYRIKFGFTENPYFTNEVLYKEFILNENGDQSSLATPIKWKGGMDLTQRYSQQNMLKGRKRGHQEPQSFFCWFTEQEAGDELGEVIKDDIWPNPIQYFLGHSTSVLQEDNEEDEEDVDEDESEDQDDVVVVDEGEEDDEGDEEEGVEDEEEDEEEEEEEEEVVVEEGEEEDLAEGDEGETPVVYEMDEEDEEPEDGDDEEGEPGEEVLLEGEEEDDEEDEGVEQEEDEEDEGDEGDEVEPEEGDTPAN, encoded by the exons ATGTCTAATCCAAGTGTAACTCCCAACAAGATCAGGAAAGTTGACGCAGTTGACGGAGCACAAAACTCCCACACGGATCAACATGAAATTTTAGAAGAAATCAACGCGGTGCAGAATCAAATAGATGCACTAAATGAGCAGGCATCCGAGGAGATTTTGAAGGTTGAACAGAAATACAACCGACTTCGAAAACCTTACTTTCAGCAGAGAACAGACCTTACAAGACGGATTCCCCACTTCTGGATGACGGTC TTTATAAATCATCCGCAGCTGCAGGTGTTGAttgatgaagaagatgaagaagcaTTACAGTACATGACATTTCTAGAAGTTGAAGAGTTTGAGGACATCAAATCAGGATACAGAATAAAGTTT GGCTTCACAGAAAATCCATATTTTACAAATGAAGTGCTATACAAGGAATTTATTCTCAATGAAAATGGTGATCAGTCTTCCTTGGCTACGCCTATCAAGTGGAAAGGGGGCATG GACCTAACTCAGCGGTACAGTCAGCAGAACATGTTAAAGGGAAGAAAACGAGGTCATCAAGAGCCACAAAGCTTCTTCTGCTGGTTTACAGAGCAGGAGGCTGGGGATGAGTTGGGAGAAGTTATAAAAGATGACATTTGGCCAAACCCTATCCAGTATTTTTTG GGTCATTCAACAAGTGTACTTCAGGAAGAtaatgaagaagatgaagaagatgtTGATGAAGATGAATCTGAGGATCAG GATGATGTGGTGGTAGTAGATGAAGGAGAAGAGGATGATGAAGGTGATGAAGAAGAAGGAGTTGAGGATGAGGAGGAGGacgaggaagaggaggaggaagaagaagaagtggtGGTAGAAGAAGGAGAGGAAGAAGATTTGGCAGAGGGAGATGAGGGGGAAACACCAGTCGTGTATGAAATGGATGAAGAAGACGAGGAACCAGAAGATGGTGATGATGAAGAAGGGGAACCAGGG GAGGAAGTTCTTCTGGAGGGCGAGGAGGAGGATGACGAGGAAGATGAAGGAGTTGAACAGGAGGAAGACGAAGAAGACGAGGGAGACGAAGGCGATGAGGTTGAACCGGAAGAAGGAGACACACCAGCGAAttaa
- the LOC140938703 gene encoding grpE protein homolog 1, mitochondrial-like: MLRSALAAVKNAAVHPEKYRQLNPVQLSRLMGLQFRCYTAQTTPDSNSSEQTTNQQDQQASDPQKKADEPAKESKESEHDRLLTEKEELLKDLQDKYKRSLADNENILTRSRKQIDEAKLFGIQSFSKDLLEVADILGKATETVPKDEVEKNTTLKNLYEGLLMTEVQLQKVFKKNGLEKINPIDEKFDPYSHEALFQVPFPDKKAGTVAVVEKVGYKLHGRTLRPALVGVVKE, from the exons ATGCTGAGATCTGCCTTAGCTGCTGTTAAAAATGCAGCTGTACATCCAGAGAAATACAGACAACTAAATCCAGTTCAACTGTCACGTTTGATGGGTCTACAGTTCAGATGTTATACAGCGCAGACGACCCCTGACTCAAATTCTTCCGAACAAACTACTAATCAGCAAGATCAGCAAGCATCTGATCCACAGAAGAAGGCTGATGAACCGGCGAAGGAATCGAAAGAAAGTGAACACGACCGTCTTTTAACAGAAAAGGAAGAGTTATTGAAAGATCTTCAG GACAAGTACAAACGCTCCCTAGCTGACAATGAGAACATACTGACCCGCAGCAGGAAGCAAATTGATGAGGCTAAGTTGTTTGGAATTCAGAGCTTCTCGAAGGATTTGCTTGAAGTTGCAGATATTTTGGGAAAGGCAACAGAAACTGTACCAAAGGATGAGGTTGAAAAGAACACTACTTTGAAGAATTTATATGAGGGACTTTTGATGACAGAAGTACAATTACAGAAGGTTTTCAAGAAGAATGGTCTTGAGAAAATCAACCCGATAGATGAGAAATTTGATCCTTACAGTCACGAAGCACTATTTCAGGTTCCATTTCCTGATAAAAAGGCAGGTACTGTTGCTGTTGTGGAAAAAGTTGGGTACAAACTTCATGGAAGGACACTGCGACCAGCACTTGTAGGTGTGGTCAAAGAATAG
- the LOC140938308 gene encoding melanocortin receptor 4-like, whose amino-acid sequence MENATMTQDSSDFFLLFKEVSWMIVFICEAVLILTENVMTILIFWSMRKRLKRTSYLLINLAVADFFVGIGLSMFIGTDIARTLKRNIPDSLEITLIIIDLSATLSSVTSLALISLERMFAILWPFRHRLLKTRYFYVSIGVVWLISSSNGVSTLSSRTGYNIFTAASFIIAVMVISAAYSAIWMQSTLRNRMPSSREKSSNMRQNKRLANTLFVVTALSLMTCLPYGITIAFNDDFLENLYSFRVQFTLVVMYANSFLNPIVYSFRMPAFKASLKKIFCHCTCPGSRNKFAIEKSYQSSSNAASLKSIKTTVEIL is encoded by the coding sequence ATGGAGAACGCAACCATGACCCAAGATAGCTCTGATTTTTTTCTCCTGTTTAAAGAAGTTTCATGGATGATTGTCTTCATCTGTGAAGCAGTGCTAATTCTTACAGAAAATGTCATGACCATTTTAATCTTCTGGAGCATGCGCAAGAGACTTAAGCGAACAAGTTACCTACTCATCAATCTTGCCGTAGCGGACTTTTTTGTGGGGATCGGGCTTTCTATGTTTATTGGCACTGATATTGCAAGGACTTTAAAGAGAAATATTCCCGACAGTTTGGAGATAACCCTGATTATAATAGACCTCAGCGCAACACTGTCTTCCGTAACGTCGTTGGCCTTAATTTCTTTGGAAAGAATGTTCGCTATTTTGTGGCCTTTCCGCCATAGGCTTTTAAAGACACGATACTTCTATGTCTCCATTGGTGTGGTTTGGCTTATTTCAAGTTCAAATGGTGTCTCAACGCTTTCTTCTCGCACAGGCTACAACATTTTCACCGCTGCGTCATTCATCATTGCAGTCATGGTCATTTCTGCAGCCTATTCTGCCATTTGGATGCAGTCAACGCTACGCAATCGGATGCCGTCGAGCCGCGAGAAATCAAGCAACATGAGACAAAACAAAAGGCTTGCCAACACTCTTTTCGTTGTAACCGCCTTGTCACTGATGACTTGTTTACCATATGGCATCACCATTGCTTTCAACGACGACTTTCTCGAGAACTTGTATTCTTTCAGAGTTCAATTCACTTTAGTGGTGATGTATGCCAATTCGTTTCTGAATCCAATTGTGTATAGCTTCAGAATGCCAGCCTTTAAAGcttctctgaaaaaaatattttgtcacTGTACTTGTCCAGGCTCACGGAATAAGTTTGCAATCGAGAAAAGTTACCAATCGTCCAGCAATGCAGCCAGTTTGAAATCTATTAAGACTACAGTCGAAATTCTTTAG
- the LOC140938309 gene encoding substance-K receptor-like translates to MNNTSLDYGLPFWLFKDVHWMVVYICEALLILTGNSLTIYIFFRIRKRLKRTSYLLINLAVADAFVGMVLTLFISVDVTIMFEKDVSLTFGEAVVALDISATVASLSSLVLISLERMLAILWPLRHRLIKTRYFYVSIGFVWFLSAANVLSNLRLYNDITYDDSYSVFTSVTFVTSLVVITVSYLAIWISVRRNAIPSNDRRSMRQSSKLAKTLFIVTALSIMTSLPYGIIVTLKEFSEDFFSFRVQIIMVVQYANSLLNPVIYCFRMPEFKASLKKLFCCHCSGGSSFHTNSTPFNKNSLSIKNHSLSPTSGITLRSVEFTEANNRN, encoded by the coding sequence ATGAACAACACAAGCCTCGATTATGGTTTACCTTTTTGGTTGTTTAAAGATGTTCATTGGATGGTTGTCTATATTTGTGAAGCTCTTCTTATCCTCACTGGAAACTCCTTAACGATTTACATCTTTTTTCGCATCCGGAAGCGGTTGAAGCGTACAAGTTATTTGCTCATCAATCTTGCAGTTGCCGATGCTTTTGTGGGGATGGTACTCACTCTTTTCATAAGTGTAGATGTAACAATTATGTTTGAAAAAGACGTCAGCTTAACTTTTGGTGAAGCAGTCGTAGCACTCGATATCAGCGCAACAGTTGCTTCACTGTCGTCGTTGGTCTTAATTTCTTTGGAAAGAATGCTCGCTATTTTATGGCCACTTCGTCATAGGCTTATAAAAACACGATACTTCTATGTTTCTATTGGCTTTGTTTGGTTTCTTTCCGCCGCAAATGTACTTTCAAATCTACGCCTCTACAATGATATCACGTATGACGATTCTTACAGCGTCTTTACATCAGTAACATTCGTAACGTCTCTTGTAGTCATTACAGTTTCCTATCTTGCCATTTGGATTTCAGTACGGCGCAATGCAATACCAAGCAACGATCGTAGATCAATGAGACAAAGCAGCAAGCTGGCCAAGACACTTTTCATAGTAACCGCCTTGTCAATTATGACTTCCTTGCCATACGGTATTATCGTCACTTTGAAAGAATTTTCTgaggatttcttttcttttagagTGCAAATTATTATGGTGGTACAATATGCGAATTCACTTCTGAATCCAGTCATCTACTGCTTCAGGATGCCCGAGTTTAAAGCTTCCCTGAAAAAGCTATTTTGTTGTCACTGCTCGGGTGGGAGCAGTTTCCATACGAATTCTACACCGTTTAATAAGAATTCTCTATCGATTAAAAATCATTCTTTATCTCCTACCAGTGGAATAACACTGAGGTCCGTGGAGTTCACGGAGGCTAATAATCGTAACTAG
- the LOC140938310 gene encoding uncharacterized protein — translation MTNASQDDSEHLLFKDIPWMLVYISEAFLILVGNLFTIYIFWSIRKQLKRASYLLINLAVADFFLFSAGNLKDLTVHRGCSSSREFVLYIGADIAVLLGKQISLMLVDAIITVDVTATVASLSSLVLISLERMVAMLWPFRHRLLKTRYFYFSIGFVWLLSLTNVISLNLRVDSVSSNGYADSIYTSVTFIVSVLVITVAYLAIWISMQRSKIPSNDCKSKEKNRTLAKTLFIVTTLSIITCLPYGIIIVFCQLF, via the exons ATGACGAATGCAAGTCAAGATGATTCCGAACATTTGTTGTTTAAAGATATTCCATGGATGCTTGTATACATCTCTGAGGCATTTCTAATTCTCGTTGGAAACCTCTTTACAATTTATATTTTCTGGAGCATTCGAAAACAACTGAAGCGAGCAAGCTATCTGCTCATCAATCTTGCAGTTGctgattttttt ctgtttTCAGCGGGAAATCTAAAAGATCTTACGGTCCACCGCGGATGCTCCAGTTCtcgagaat TTGTTCTTTATATTGGAGCAGATATTGCAGTTCTCTTAGGAAAACAAATTAGTTTGATGTTAGTTGACGCAATAATAACAGTTGACGTCACTGCAACAGTTGCCTCGCTGTCATCGTTGGTCCTAATTTCTTTGGAAAGAATGGTGGCGATGCTGTGGCCATTCCGTCATAGGCTTTTGAAAACACGATACTTTTACTTCTCCATTGGTTTTGTTTGGCTTCTTTCGCTCACAAATGTTATTTCACTAAACTTGCGTGTAGATTCTGTTTCCTCAAATGGCTATGCCGACAGCATTTATACATCCGTTACGTTCATAGTCTCGGTTTTGGTCATCACCGTTGCCTATCTTGCTATTTGGATTTCAATGCAACGCAGTAAAATACCAAGCAATGATTGTAAGTccaaagagaaaaatagaacGCTTGCAAAGACCCTTTTTATAGTAACCACTTTGTCAATTATTACCTGCCTGCCATATGGTATCATCATTGTTTTTTGCCAACTTTTCTGA